The DNA window CGAGGAGATCAAGCTCAAGGCCGACAGCCATGGCCACACGGTTCCGGCCGACCGCAAGCAGATCGAGCGCATCCGCTCCAAGCTCGGCATGGTGTTCCAGAACTTCAACCTGTGGAGCCACATGACGCTGATCGAGAACGTCATCGAGGTTCCCGTGCATGTGCTTGGCATCAAGCGCGACGTGGCGATCGCAGAGGCCGAAAAGCTGCTCGCCCGCGTCGGCCTGGCCGAAAAGCGCGACGTCTATCCGGCCTATCTGTCGGGCGGCCAGCAGCAGCGCGCCGCGATCGCCCGTGCGCTGGCCATCAATCCGCGCGTCATGCTGTTCGACGAACCGACCTCGGCGCTCGATCCCGAGCTGGTCGGCGAGGTGTTGAAGGTGATCGGCGACCTGGCGCGCGAAGGCCGCACCATGGTGCTGGTCACGCACGAGATGAAGTTCGCCCGCGAGGTCGCGACGCATGTCGTCTATCTCTACAATGGATTGGTCGAGGAAGAAGGACCGCCCGAGCAGATCTTCGGCGCGCCCAAATCCGAAAGGCTGAAGCAGTTCATCCGCAACATCGGCTAGGACAGGCCGGGACGGAAGAAAACCGGGAACCAACAACAAACTGGGAGTCGTGACATGAAGACCGTTCTGAAGACATTCGCCGCAGCGCTGCTGCTGGGCGTCGCCGCCATGGGCGTGGCCAAGGCCGATCCGGTCAAGATCGGCGTCGCCGCCGAGCCCTATCCGCCCTTCACCTCGCCGGACGCTTCCGGCAAATGGGTCGGCTGGGAGATCGAGTTCATCGACGCGGTGTGCGCCGAAGAGAAGCTTGATTGCGTCATCACCCCGGTTGCCTGGGACGGCATCATTCCGGCGCTGACGACCAAGAAGATCGACCTCATCGTTTCCTCGATGTCGATCACCGCCGAACGCGAGAAGACGATCGATTTTTCGGACAAATACTATAACACCCCGACCGCGATCATCGGCCCGAAGGACCAGAAATTCGGCTCCGCTCCGGACGACCTCAAGGGCAAGGTCGTCGGGGTTCAGGTGTCGACGGTGCATGCCGTCTACGCCAAGAAGCACTTCGGCGCCACGGCTTCCGAGATCAAGGAATACCAGACCCAGGACGAAGCCAACAACGATCTTGCGGCCGGCCGTCTCGACGCGGTGCAGGCCGATTCCATCGCGCTTGGCGAATTCCTCAAATCGGACCAGGGCAAAGCCTGCTGCGATCTGAAGGGCATGGTGGCTCCGGACGACGAAGTGCTCGGACCAGGCGTCGGCGCCGGCGTGCGCAAGGAGGACACCGAGCTGAAGGGCAAAATCAACGCAGGCATCAAGGCGATCCGCGCCAACGGCAAGTATGACGAAATCTCGAAGAAGTATTTCGATTTCGACATTTACGGCGGCGGCGGCGCGCAGTCGAACTGACGATCCTCGCATGAGCTGAGGGGCATGGCGTCAGCGCCATGCCCTCCTGCCCGATCTTTCCCAGGCATGTTTGCCGCCGGCGCAGCCGTCGGCGGTTAGAGCCAGCAATCCGGGGGCGACGCTGATCGACGCACTTCTTTCGGCCTCGGCGGCGGGGATCGCCGAACTCCTCTCGCCCTACCCGCCGGGCTGGGGCGGGACGCTTCTGGTCGGGCTCCTGCATTCGATCGAGATCGCCCTGGGCGCCACCTGCCTCGGTCTGTTGATTGGCACCGGCGGCGCCTATGGCAAGCTCTATGGCGGCCCGGTGGTGCGCGATCTGCTGGCGGTCTACACCACCATCGTGCGCGCGGTGCCCGAACTGGTGCTGATCCTGCTGCTCTATTATGCCGGCACCGACCTGATCAACCAGGCGCTGACGGCAATGGGTTATCAGCGTGTCGACATCAGCGGCCTTGCCGCCGGCATCGCCGTGCTCGGCTTTGTCCAGGGCGCCTATTCGACCGAGGTGATACGCGGCGCGATCCTGGCCATTCCGCAGGGCCAGATCGAAGCCGCCCGCGCCTATGGAATGTCTCCCGGCCTTCTCTTACGGCGCATCACCTTGCCGTCCATGCTGCCCTTCGCCATACCGGGCCTCGCCAATCTCTGGCTGATCGCCACCAAGGACACAGCACTTCTGGCGGTCGTCGGTTTCTACGAGCTGGCGCTGGCAACGCGGCAGGCCGCCGGTGTCACCAAAGCCTATTTCACCTTCTTTTTGCAGCGGGCGTGCTCTACCTGCTGCTGTCGCTGTTTTCCAATCTCATCATCGGCCGGATCGAGGCCTGGTCCAGGCGCGGCATGCCTTCGCTCAAGGAGGCGCGCTGATGGCCAACGAAGCGGCCATCATCAACGTCGTCGCGCGAACGTCGCTGTGGCTGCAGCCACACCGCATCGTGCTGATCCTGATCGCACTCGGCCTGGTTCTGTCGGCCGCCTTTTTCATGCGCTGGGACTGGCTGCCGCAATATTACGAAATGGGATTGATCGGCATCTGGCGCTCGCTGTGGATCCTGGCCGTCACCTGCGTGCTGGGCTTCCTGCTCGCCGTGCCGCTCGGGCTGGCGCAGGCCGCCGGCTCGTTCTGGTTCGCCGCGCCCGCCAAGGTGTTCTGCACGGTGATCCGGGGCACGCCGCTGCTGATCCAGCTGTGGCTGCTCTATTACGGCCTGGGCTCGCTGTTCCCGCAATATCCGTGGATCCGCGAATCCTGGATGTGGCCGTATCTCAGGCAAGCCTGGCCCTATGGTGTGCTGGCGTTGACCCTGTCTTTCGCCGGCTATGAGGGCGAGGTGATGCGCGGCGCCTTTGCCGGCGTGCCCAAGGGACAACTGGAGGCTGCCCGCGCCTTCGGCATGAGCCGCTGGAAGGCGTTCCGGCGCATCTGGCTGCCACAAGCCATCTACCGGGCGCTGCCGACGTTGACCGGCGAGACCGTGCTGCAATTGAAGTCGACGCCGCTGGTGGCGACGATCAGCGTCATCGACATCTTCGCCGTTTCGTCCAAGGTGCGGCAGGACACCTACCTCACCTATGAACCCCTGCTGCTGCTGGCGCTGATCTACATGACGATCACCGGCATTCTGGTCTTCGCCTTCAGCAGGATAGAGGCCAGGATCCCGAACAAGATCGGTTAGAGGGGAGTAGGGGAGTAGGGGAGTAGGGGAGTAGGGGAGTAGGGGAGTAGGGGAGTAGGGGAGTATCAGGCCACTATCCACATTCACATTTCCATCCCCATTCGCTATTCACTGCCCACTGTCCCCTACTCTCGTACTCCCCTGTTCCCTTACTCCCCTAGGACGGCCATGATGCAACTCAGTCTCGACCAGGCAAAAGGACTGTGCCGGATGGCGGCGCTTGGCGCCGGCGCCAATGAGGAAGCGGCGCAATCGCTCACTGCCTCGATCATATCAGCCGAGGCAGAAGGGCTTTCCTCCGTCGGACTGTCGCATTTCATCGATTATCTCGAGGCACTGGAAGCCGGACGCATCGACGGCAATGCCGACCCGGTGATCACCCGGCCGGCGCTGGCGGTCTATCTCTCCGATGCGCGCGGCGGGCTGGCGCATACCGGCTTCGACCGCACCATCGACGACCTCGCCAAGGCGGCAAAACTGTTCGGCGTCGCCATCTTCTCGCAGAAGAACGCCTATACATGTGGCGCGCTTGGCTATTTCACCGGGCGCCTGGCGGCCCAGGGACTGGTGTCGTTCGCCGCCACCAACGGCCCGGCCGTGCTTGCCGGCTCCGGCTCGGTCAAGCCGGTCTATTGCACCAACCCGATGTCGTTTGCCGCACCCGCGGCCGACGGCGCGCCGCTGGTCATCGACCAGTCGTCGAGCGCCACCGCTTTCGTCAACATCCGCAAGGCGGCCGAGGACGGCAAGACAATCCCCGAGGGCTGGGCGCTGGACGCCAGCGGCAACCCGACCACCGATCCAGCCGCCGCCATGAAAGGCGCCATGCTTGCCTTCGGCGGCCAGCGCGGCGCCAACATCGCGCTGATGGTCGAGGTGCTGGCGGCGGGCCTGTCGGGCGCCAACTGGTCGCTCGACGCGCCATGGTTCAGCGGTGGGCCGGACAGCCCCGGCACCGGGCTGTTCGTGCTTGCGGTCGAGCCAAAGCTGCTCGATCCGGATTTCGAGCAGCGGATGAAGGACCAGCTCGACCGGCTGCGGCGGCGCTTCGGCGTGCATGTGCCTGGTCGTGCCCGGGCCGAAGCAGCCGAGAAGGCGCAAGCGCGCGGCATCACCGCGTCCAAGGCGGTGGTGCAGCGCATTTCCGAATTCGCCGCCCGCTATTCTTCCTGAATAAACAGTTAGATATCAGATAGTTATCTCAGATCTGCCCGCCTGAGGCGCGGCGCGGTGCGATTTTCTTTGCGCGCCGCTGAACCTTTCCGCGCCTTGCTGCGACCCACCTTTGTCCAGGGCAAGGCGAGCTTGCCCGATCCACACCGAGGGAAGCAGCAAACCGAAAAGCGAAAGCCTGTTTCACGCAAAGGATCGTCCTTTGCGTCTCGGAAAACTCAACCCAAATCAAAGGAAATTGTCATGACCAACACCAAGATCACCATGCTGACCGCTGTCCTTCTGCTCGGCTCGTTCATGGGTGCCACACAGGCAGCCTCTCTGAAGGCCGCGCCGGCCAAGCCGTCCAGCCCGGGCGTCATCACCGCCCCGAGCGGCGGCGCCACCGAGGATCATTACTGCAAGGACGGCCATGCAAAATTCGCCAATTGCAGCGCCGATTTCGTCGCGGCCTGCAAGAAGGTTGGCGGCACCATGTCGGATGTTCAGGGCTGGGGTGGGCGTACTTGCTTCACGCCCTCCTGATACCGTCTCAGGTCAGGCCGCTCCGTCGGCCCCTGGCTTCGCATGGATGTCACCCGGAAAACCCCGCCTCGGCGGGGTTTTCTGCGTTTCGTCGCTGCAAGGATAAACATTCGCATTTTGGTCAACTTTTGTTTATTTGACTTCGCCCGACCTGACCGGCCGTTTGCGCTGATTGAGCAAACAGAGGAGCCATAATGTCGGCAAGCACGGACAATCCCCGCAACAGCCTCATCATTCCAGCCTTT is part of the Mesorhizobium loti genome and encodes:
- a CDS encoding ABC transporter ATP-binding protein yields the protein MSAAEAAAVQSGTAQDGAAEAIHVENLHKRFGELHVLKGVSLSARDGEVIAIIGGSGSGKSTLLRCINCLENPTSGIIRVNGEEIKLKADSHGHTVPADRKQIERIRSKLGMVFQNFNLWSHMTLIENVIEVPVHVLGIKRDVAIAEAEKLLARVGLAEKRDVYPAYLSGGQQQRAAIARALAINPRVMLFDEPTSALDPELVGEVLKVIGDLAREGRTMVLVTHEMKFAREVATHVVYLYNGLVEEEGPPEQIFGAPKSERLKQFIRNIG
- a CDS encoding transporter substrate-binding domain-containing protein; this encodes MKTVLKTFAAALLLGVAAMGVAKADPVKIGVAAEPYPPFTSPDASGKWVGWEIEFIDAVCAEEKLDCVITPVAWDGIIPALTTKKIDLIVSSMSITAEREKTIDFSDKYYNTPTAIIGPKDQKFGSAPDDLKGKVVGVQVSTVHAVYAKKHFGATASEIKEYQTQDEANNDLAAGRLDAVQADSIALGEFLKSDQGKACCDLKGMVAPDDEVLGPGVGAGVRKEDTELKGKINAGIKAIRANGKYDEISKKYFDFDIYGGGGAQSN
- a CDS encoding ABC transporter permease — protein: MANEAAIINVVARTSLWLQPHRIVLILIALGLVLSAAFFMRWDWLPQYYEMGLIGIWRSLWILAVTCVLGFLLAVPLGLAQAAGSFWFAAPAKVFCTVIRGTPLLIQLWLLYYGLGSLFPQYPWIRESWMWPYLRQAWPYGVLALTLSFAGYEGEVMRGAFAGVPKGQLEAARAFGMSRWKAFRRIWLPQAIYRALPTLTGETVLQLKSTPLVATISVIDIFAVSSKVRQDTYLTYEPLLLLALIYMTITGILVFAFSRIEARIPNKIG
- a CDS encoding Ldh family oxidoreductase, which translates into the protein MQLSLDQAKGLCRMAALGAGANEEAAQSLTASIISAEAEGLSSVGLSHFIDYLEALEAGRIDGNADPVITRPALAVYLSDARGGLAHTGFDRTIDDLAKAAKLFGVAIFSQKNAYTCGALGYFTGRLAAQGLVSFAATNGPAVLAGSGSVKPVYCTNPMSFAAPAADGAPLVIDQSSSATAFVNIRKAAEDGKTIPEGWALDASGNPTTDPAAAMKGAMLAFGGQRGANIALMVEVLAAGLSGANWSLDAPWFSGGPDSPGTGLFVLAVEPKLLDPDFEQRMKDQLDRLRRRFGVHVPGRARAEAAEKAQARGITASKAVVQRISEFAARYSS